The following proteins are encoded in a genomic region of Musa acuminata AAA Group cultivar baxijiao chromosome BXJ2-11, Cavendish_Baxijiao_AAA, whole genome shotgun sequence:
- the LOC135627439 gene encoding uncharacterized protein LOC135627439 → MMKPGGVIVSSSPGREKLPAPPGLLSRKASGSRSRGRSASAARSSPMFVSRSGSLGRSSSAAATAAEDGEPSSPKVTCIGQVRIRSKRSAKPKTPKCKKARSKSSLMPCRCFHGALLCSLFAVRKRPTGGKSGGGGRRSLWRGWARIRTGGSWAYKQRNPEPVRQPPPTEFVGDGKATPDREVVEDVEETAAPEQEETRVFVPPKNALLLMRCRSAPHNRASSLATARFAGPPLPAPEPPAAEQQEEATEASGRGEEQQQQEEGDAEDDVEARGSESQRPLVLPRSKSEPARRTSAKLTLPEASYCFWTSSNSSGGRRRRPSPSPEERGSLADA, encoded by the coding sequence ATGATGAAGCCCGGAGGCGTCATCGTCTCATCCAGCCCAGGGAGGGAGAAGCTCCCGGCGCCGCCCGGCCTGCTCTCCCGCAAGGCCAGCGGTAGCCGGAGCCGCGGCCGCTCCGCCTCCGCCGCCCGGTCCAGCCCCATGTTCGTGTCCCGCAGCGGGAGCCTCGGCCGCTCGTCCTCGGCGGCGGCTACGGCCGCGGAGGATGGGGAGCCCTCGTCGCCCAAGGTCACCTGCATCGGTCAAGTCCGGATTCGGAGCAAGAGGTCGGCCAAGCCGAAGACGCCCAAGTGCAAGAAGGCGAGAAGCAAGTCGTCTCTGATGCCGTGCCGATGCTTCCATGGGGCTCTTCTCTGCAGCCTGTTCGCCGTCCGGAAGAGGCCCACGGGGGGTAAAAGCGGCGGGGGAGGCCGACGGTCGCTGTGGCGAGGATGGGCTCGTATCCGAACCGGCGGGAGTTGGGCGTACAAGCAGCGGAACCCCGAACCGGTCAGGCAGCCACCACCAACGGAGTTCGTCGGAGATGGGAAAGCGACGCCGGATCGAGAAGTGGTTGAGGACGTGGAGGAGACAGCTGCGCCCGAGCAGGAGGAGACCAGGGTATTCGTACCGCCAAAGAACGCACTCCTACTGATGCGATGCCGATCCGCCCCGCACAACCGGGCGTCCTCACTCGCCACCGCTCGATTCGCGGGGCCCCCCCTTCCGGCCCCGGAACCTCCCGCAGCGGAGCAGCAGGAGGAGGCCACGGAAGCGAGTGGCCGAGGCGAGGAGCAGCAACAGCAGGAAGAGGGGGACGCGGAAGACGACGTCGAAGCGAGGGGATCCGAGTCGCAGCGGCCGCTGGTGCTGCCGAGGAGCAAGTCGGAGCCCGCTCGGCGGACGTCGGCGAAGCTAACGCTCCCGGAAGCGTCGTACTGCTTCTGgaccagcagcaacagcagcggcgGCCGGCGTCGTCGCCCGAGCCCCTCTCCCGAGGAGCGGGGCTCCCTCGCCGACGCGTAA
- the LOC135626912 gene encoding PWWP domain-containing protein 5-like → MDSNPSEGEAGRGSLDLNCVAIASEQTETLTDAVDLGSDALRVECVSDGGAMEDAAVVGDADVIGQQLNAVDADRGESIEVVGGGLIDAGSVKVVTEAGTPGGETNIVDKKDAEGKGDGAMADVDEVKVDVEAGIRHADAVVADVKLVDNIVVTDVGMETSSPGDEDVKVGEEEMAASKKRGRPQKSIDKGDAISPVVDLNASAVTGSCGDQDVPLSDQKSKGRRKRGRPRPSIVELIEHAGCLFPFQDEKKAVFAGSDLVWGKVRSHPWCPGQIFYPCDASKMASNIQKKDHHLVAFFGDKTFAWCDESRLKHFGTYFSQMENQSSSNAFVTAVSAALQEVSRRVEMGMTCYCFMDEIYASLEDQKIENAGIQEGTCGSTVDRCCIATSFEPLRLVDYIQTLAQFPHGGVDKLEFVVVKSQLKAFYHSMGYAELPVFVLVEELENDIEGSPSMERISGEDIGDPSTPTSSDAVSGKRKSRVRGSSHGKEKHIFEHGRKKKSLSELLEKNNDHHDVDKNTRYGGNASSHKNDKGANFDPADSGKGKKKKLDSLVDLGTKSQTSRHGKQLKVGECMHQVAGQMTGSPPMLKSNGNALTKSSTKASGRKDDFGDASKQKKTRRGIKSVPRDYSSSGEMLAELSVAACDPTEEYNSLPVMFSFFTEFRSRVFCSSGKRGTRKSTDIKSASLETVSDHVQESHWSDVVVTEGEEVVSTEQKREVELQGKLQ, encoded by the coding sequence ATGGATTCGAATCCCTCCGAGGGCGAGGCCGGACGCGGTAGCCTCGACCTCAATTGCGTCGCGATCGCCAGCGAGCAGACGGAGACCCTAACCGATGCAGTGGATTTGGGTTCGGACGCGTTGAGAGTCGAATGCGTGTCGGACGGTGGGGCGATGGAAGATGCTGCGGTGGTAGGCGATGCAGACGTTATTGGACAGCAATTGAATGCGGTGGATGCAGATCGCGGAGAATCGATCGAAGTTGTTGGAGGAGGGTTAATTGATGCTGGCAGTGTGAAGGTCGTCACCGAGGCTGGCACACCTGGTGGGGAAACTAATATTGTCGATAAGAAGGACGCAGAAGGTAAAGGAGATGGTGCTATGGCTGATGTGGATGAGGTGAAGGTTGATGTGGAAGCTGGAATTCGGCATGCAGACGCTGTTGTAGCTGATGTAAAGCTGGTGGATAATATTGTCGTTACGGATGTTGGCATGGAGACGAGCAGTCCTGGAGACGAAGATGTGAAGGTCGGTGAAGAAGAGATGGCGGCAAGTAAGAAGAGGGGAAGGCCTCAGAAATCAATAGATAAAGGAGATGCTATTAGTCCGGTGGTTGATCTCAATGCTAGTGCAGTGACAGGAAGCTGTGGGGATCAAGATGTGCCACTCAGTGACCAGAAATCCAAGGGAAGGAGAAAGAGAGGGAGGCCTCGGCCTTCCATTGTCGAACTTATTGAACATGCTGGTTGCCTCTTTCCCTTCCAAGATGAGAAGAAGGCTGTGTTTGCCGGTTCTGATTTGGTGTGGGGTAAAGTGAGGAGCCATCCTTGGTGTCCTGGTCAGATTTTTTATCCTTGTGATGCATCCAAAATGGCGTCGAACATTCAGAAGAAAGATCATCATCTGGTTGCATTTTTTGGAGACAAGACATTTGCTTGGTGTGATGAGTCACGATTGAAGCATTTTGGGACATACTTTTCACAAATGGAGAATCAGAGCAGTTCGAATGCATTTGTAACTGCTGTGAGTGCTGCACTTCAAGAGGTATCAAGGCGTGTCGAGATGGGAATGACATGCTATTGTTTTATGGATGAAATTTATGCTAGCCTCGAGGATCAAAAGATTGAGAATGCTGGGATTCAGGAAGGAACATGTGGCTCCACTGTTGACAGGTGTTGTATTGCAACCTCTTTTGAGCCTCTTAGACTTGTTGACTATATCCAAACATTAGCACAGTTCCCACATGGTGGGGTTGATAAATTGGAGTTTGTGGTAGTCAAGTCTCAGTTGAAGGCCTTTTATCACTCAATGGGATATGCTGAGCTTCCTGTATTTGTTCTTGTTGAAGAACTGGAGAACGATATCGAGGGCTCACCATCCATGGAAAGGATATCTGGTGAAGACATCGGTGATCCCTCAACTCCAACTTCTTCAGATGCTGTTTCGGGCAAAAGAAAATCAAGAGTTAGAGGAAGTTCACATGGAAAGGAGAAACACATCTTTGAGCATGGTAGGAAAAAGAAAAGCTTATCTGAGCTCTTGGAAAAGAACAATGATCATCATGATGTGGATAAGAACACTAGATATGGAGGAAATGCTTCTTCACACAAAAATGATAAGGGTGCCAATTTTGATCCCGCTGATTCAGGGAAGGGCAAGAAGAAAAAGCTTGACTCTTTAGTGGATCTGGGAACCAAGTCACAGACTTCCAGACATGGAAAACAGTTGAAGGTTGGAGAATGCATGCATCAAGTGGCAGGACAGATGACAGGGTCACCCCCCATGCTTAAGTCTAATGGTAATGCATTAACAAAAAGCTCAACTAAAGCAAGTGGTAGAAAAGATGATTTTGGTGATGCTTCTAAACAAAAAAAGACTCGAAGAGGAATCAAAAGTGTCCCAAGGGACTATTCCTCTTCAGGCGAGATGCTTGCCGAGCTCTCTGTAGCCGCATGCGATCCGACTGAGGAGTACAATTCTCTACCTGTAATGTTCAGTTTCTTCACTGAGTTTAGAAGCCGAGTCTTTTGTAGTTCAGGTAAGAGGGGCACAAGAAAATCCACAGATATCAAGTCAGCCTCTTTGGAAACGGTATCCGACCATGTACAGGAATCACATTGGTCTGATGTCGTCGTTACTGAAGGGGAAGAAGTGGTATCAACCGAGCAAAAAAGAGAAGTTGAATTACAGGGGAAGCTGCAATAG
- the LOC135626913 gene encoding nuclear transcription factor Y subunit B-like has translation MAEAPPASPGGGGGSHESGEHSPRAGAGVREQDRFLPIANIIRIMKKALPANAKIAKDAKETMQECVSEFISFVTSEASDRCQKEKRKTINGDDLLWAMATLGFEEYIEPLKLYLQKYREVLCFLRIAFRF, from the exons ATGGCGGAGGCTCCACCGGCGAGCCCTGGAGGCGGAGGCGGGAGCCACGAGAGCGGCGAGCATAGCCCTCGAGCGGGGGCTGGCGTACGGGAGCAGGATCGGTTCCTCCCGATCGCCAACATCATCCGGATCATGAAGAAGGCGCTCCCCGCCAACGCCAAGATCGCTAAGGACGCTAAGGAGACGATGCAGGAGTGCGTCTCCGAGTTCATCAGCTTCGTCACCAGCGA GGCGAGCGATAGATgccagaaggagaagaggaagacgatCAATGGGGACGATCTGCTGTGGGCGATGGCGACGTTGGGGTTTGAGGAGTACATCGAGCCGCTGAAGCTATACCTCCAGAAATACCGAGAGGTACTCTGCTTCCTTCGGATTGCATTTCGTTTCTAA
- the LOC135627415 gene encoding probable beta-1,4-xylosyltransferase GT43A, whose amino-acid sequence MGSVDRPKKRGRLWKKAVVHFALCFVMGFFSGFAPRSTAILFSGRHAEHRVPAARTKSVERLVVNSTVEIPGSSSGRGQGSHDEPPPPLEVAGAREPQSPSQRLLIVVTTTRAGDRLQGALLRRLAHTLRLVPPPLLWIVVQDHADALATAAMLRTTGVMYRHLTFKENFTDPVVEADHQRNVALSHVEYHRLSGIVHFAGASNVYDLQFFDEIREIESFGTWPVAVVSTNKKRVVVDGPICHSSKVKGWISKDLSNDKRLLVTSTDMNPKPPKINISGFAFNSSMLWDPERWDRPTSLPDTSQDSIKFVHEVILEDETKLKGIPADCSKIMVWHMTRGTPRPIHH is encoded by the exons ATGGGATCGGTGGATCGACCCAAGAAGAGGGGTCGCCTGTGGAAGAAGGCGGTCGTGCACTTCGCTCTCTGCTTCGTGATGGGCTTCTTCAGCGGCTTCGCGCCGCGCAGTACCGCCATCCTCTTCTCCGGCCGCCACGCCGAGCACCGCGTCCCCGCCGCACGCACCAAGTCCGTGGAGCGCCTCGTCGTCAACAGCACGGTCGAGATCCCGGGGTCTTCTTCTGGCCGGGGACAGGGCAGCCACGACGAACCTCCTCCGCCCCTGGAGGTGGCGGGGGCGCGCGAGCCGCAGTCGCCGTCGCAGCGGCTGCTGATCGTCGTGACGACGACCCGGGCCGGTGACCGGCTCCAGGGCGCGCTCTTGCGGCGGCTGGCGCACACCCTGCGCCTGGTCCCCCCGCCTTTGCTGTGGATTGTTGTCCAGGACCACGCCGACGCCCTCGCCACCGCCGCGATGCTACGGACCACTGGCGTGATGTACAGGCACCTGACCTTCAAGGAGAACTTTACCGACCCGGTGGTGGAGGCCGATCACCAGCGCAACGTTGCCCTCAGCCACGTTGAGTACCACCGACTGTCTGGGATCGTGCACTTCGCCGGCGCATCTAACGTCTACGATCTCCAATTCTTCGACGAGATCAGGGAGATCGA GTCATTCGGGACATGGCCAGTAGCAGTGGTATCAACAAACAAGAAGAGAGTGGTGGTGGATGGTCCAATTTGTCATTCATCGAAGGTCAAAGGGTGGATCTCGAAGGACTTGAGCAATGACAAAAGGTTGCTGGTAACTAGCACAGACATGAATCCCAAACCTCCAAAGATTAATATTTCAGGCTTTGCATTCAATAGCTCGATGCTATGGGATCCTGAGAGGTGGGATCGCCCTACCTCATTGCCCGACACATCCCAG GATTCAATCAAGTTTGTCCATGAAGTCATCCTAGAAGATGAGACCAAGTTGAAGGGCATTCCTGCTGACTGTTCTAAGATCATGGTGTGGCACATGACCAGAGGAACTCCTCGGCCCATACACCATTAG